A region from the Pseudomonas cucumis genome encodes:
- a CDS encoding helix-turn-helix domain-containing protein gives MQISSLGPAIRRYRKVAGLTQAELGEKTGFDPKTISRFETGTYTPSVEALFLLADVLGVKLKAFFADLEDEDEQRAYLFSVVYKATPKDLGKLIAAVDQALSKPSASK, from the coding sequence ATGCAAATTTCAAGTTTGGGTCCGGCCATCCGACGCTACCGTAAGGTCGCAGGGCTTACTCAGGCTGAACTCGGCGAAAAAACCGGTTTTGACCCCAAAACCATCAGTCGCTTCGAAACCGGCACCTATACCCCCAGCGTGGAAGCATTGTTTTTGCTTGCCGACGTGCTGGGCGTGAAGCTGAAAGCCTTTTTCGCAGATCTGGAAGACGAAGATGAACAGCGCGCGTACCTGTTCAGCGTCGTATACAAAGCCACCCCGAAGGATCTGGGAAAGCTGATCGCAGCGGTTGACCAGGCCTTGTCCAAGCCTAGTGCCAGTAAATGA
- the ligA gene encoding NAD-dependent DNA ligase LigA yields the protein MTAAETRILELRAELDQHNYRYHVLDEPSIPDAEYDRLFHELKALEAAHPELITSDSPTQRVGSAALSAFTQVRHEVPMLSLGNAFEETDMREFDRRVTEGLDLPVGDLFGAGAAVEYSCEPKLDGLAVSLLYQDGMLVRGATRGDGTTGEDISVNVRTVRNIPLKLHGSGWPATLEVRGEVFMSKAGFERLNATQLEMGGKTFANPRNAAAGSLRQLDSKITANRPLEFCCYGIGQISADIADTHIGNLQQLKAWGMPISHELKSARGIDECLDYYRDIGERRNALPYEIDGVVFKVNSIASQRELGFRAREPRWAIAHKFPAMEELTELLDVEFQVGRTGAVTPVARLKPVKVAGVTVANATLHNMDEVARLGLMIGDTVIIRRAGDVIPQVVQVVAGRRPENARPVQIPQQCPVCGSHVERTQLVKRSKGRETISEGAVYRCVGRLACGAQLKQAIIHFVSRRAMDIEGLGEKSVEQLVDEGLVSSPADLYALTFEQIVDLEGFAELSSKNLLGAIEDSKQPSLARFIYALGIPDVGEETAKVLARSLGSLERVQQALPHVLTYLPDVGLEVAHEIHSFFEDAHNRQVIKDLLKHGLQIQDQGELGAEFSASTTLGGFLDKLHIPSVGPGGAQKLADKFGSLEAVMNADWLDMRQALPEKQATSVREFFAVTQNRQLAEAAEKQLSDFGMHWQSEKKVVEGLPLAGQTWVLTGSLELMSRDIAKDKLESLGAKVAGSVSAKTHCVVAGPGAGSKLTKANELGLKVLDEEAFVEFLKKHGIDV from the coding sequence ATGACTGCCGCCGAAACCCGCATTCTAGAGCTGCGCGCCGAGCTCGATCAGCACAACTATCGCTATCACGTGCTGGATGAACCGAGCATTCCGGACGCCGAATACGATCGCTTGTTCCATGAGCTCAAGGCGCTCGAAGCAGCCCATCCCGAACTGATCACCAGTGACTCGCCGACCCAGCGTGTCGGTAGTGCGGCGCTGTCAGCGTTCACCCAGGTGCGTCATGAAGTGCCGATGCTCAGCCTTGGCAACGCCTTCGAAGAAACCGACATGCGCGAGTTCGATCGCCGGGTGACGGAAGGGCTGGACCTGCCGGTCGGCGACCTGTTCGGCGCCGGCGCAGCGGTGGAATACAGCTGCGAACCCAAGCTCGATGGCCTGGCGGTCAGCCTGCTGTATCAGGACGGTATGCTGGTGCGCGGCGCCACTCGCGGCGATGGCACCACGGGCGAAGACATCAGCGTCAACGTGCGCACCGTGCGCAATATCCCGCTCAAGCTGCATGGCAGCGGCTGGCCGGCGACCCTGGAGGTGCGCGGCGAAGTGTTCATGTCCAAGGCCGGTTTCGAGCGGCTCAACGCCACGCAACTGGAAATGGGCGGCAAGACCTTCGCCAACCCGCGTAACGCAGCGGCAGGTAGCTTGCGGCAGCTGGATTCAAAGATCACCGCCAACCGTCCGCTGGAATTCTGCTGCTACGGCATCGGCCAGATTTCTGCGGATATCGCCGACACGCACATTGGCAATCTGCAGCAACTCAAAGCCTGGGGTATGCCGATCAGTCATGAGTTGAAATCGGCTCGTGGCATCGATGAGTGCCTGGATTACTACCGCGACATCGGCGAACGCCGCAATGCGCTGCCCTATGAAATCGACGGCGTGGTGTTCAAGGTCAACAGCATTGCCTCCCAGCGCGAGTTGGGTTTCCGTGCCCGCGAACCGCGTTGGGCCATCGCGCATAAATTCCCGGCGATGGAAGAACTCACCGAGTTGCTCGATGTGGAGTTTCAGGTCGGTCGCACCGGTGCCGTGACGCCGGTGGCACGCTTGAAACCGGTCAAGGTCGCGGGGGTCACCGTGGCCAACGCGACCCTGCACAACATGGATGAAGTCGCGCGCCTGGGCCTGATGATCGGCGACACGGTCATCATCCGTCGTGCCGGTGATGTGATTCCGCAAGTGGTGCAAGTGGTTGCCGGACGCCGTCCGGAGAATGCCCGGCCGGTGCAGATTCCCCAGCAGTGCCCGGTATGTGGCTCCCATGTCGAGCGCACGCAACTGGTCAAGCGCAGCAAGGGTCGTGAGACCATCAGCGAAGGCGCGGTGTATCGCTGCGTCGGCCGTCTGGCCTGTGGCGCGCAACTCAAGCAAGCAATCATTCACTTCGTATCGCGCCGCGCCATGGACATCGAAGGGCTGGGCGAGAAGAGCGTCGAGCAATTGGTGGATGAAGGCCTGGTGAGTTCGCCGGCCGATCTCTATGCCCTGACGTTCGAGCAGATCGTCGATCTGGAAGGCTTTGCCGAACTGTCGAGCAAGAACCTGCTCGGCGCTATCGAAGACAGCAAGCAGCCGAGCCTGGCGCGGTTCATCTACGCCTTGGGCATTCCCGATGTCGGCGAAGAGACGGCCAAGGTCCTCGCGCGTTCTCTCGGCTCGCTGGAGCGGGTTCAGCAAGCATTGCCGCACGTACTCACGTACTTGCCGGATGTCGGGCTGGAAGTGGCTCACGAGATTCACAGCTTCTTTGAAGATGCGCATAACCGGCAGGTGATCAAGGATCTGCTCAAGCATGGCTTGCAGATTCAGGATCAGGGCGAGCTGGGTGCCGAATTTTCCGCCAGTACCACGCTGGGCGGCTTCCTCGACAAGTTGCACATCCCTTCGGTCGGGCCGGGCGGGGCGCAGAAGCTCGCCGACAAATTCGGCTCGCTTGAAGCGGTGATGAATGCAGATTGGCTGGACATGCGTCAGGCGTTGCCGGAGAAACAGGCGACCTCGGTTCGGGAATTCTTTGCAGTGACGCAAAACCGTCAACTCGCCGAGGCGGCCGAAAAGCAGCTGAGCGATTTCGGCATGCATTGGCAGAGCGAGAAGAAAGTTGTCGAAGGATTGCCGCTGGCCGGGCAGACCTGGGTGTTGACCGGATCGCTGGAACTGATGAGTCGCGATATCGCCAAGGACAAGCTTGAAAGCCTCGGGGCCAAGGTGGCCGGTTCGGTGTCGGCCAAGACCCATTGCGTGGTCGCGGGACCGGGTGCGGGTTCGAAGTTGACCAAGGCCAATGAGCTGGGGTTGAAGGTGTTGGATGAAGAGGCGTTTGTCGAGTTTCTGAAGAAGCACGGTATCGACGTTTAA
- a CDS encoding zinc-binding metallopeptidase family protein, producing the protein MYRFFEQLSSRIAAPFMGERSRNSKVWHCRCGQSLFFRNSQCLACSAALGYQPQQSRLSSLQPGPQADTWLLDADPDAGVFRRCANLDSPAACNWLLPANDHDALCIACSLNRTIPDLSIPENHERWRKVETAKRRLVGQLISLGLPVIPKSMGEDIGLAFDFIGIDLEGKSPTTGHANGLITLDIKEADDAHREQVRVQMHEPYRTLLGHFRHEVGHYYWDRLVANSHWLEPFRGLFGDERESYAEALERHYQQGAPLDWQQHYVSAYATMHPWEDWAETWAHYLHMMDAVDTALGFGMSAREMDFDYQPFPPSTLFDPQHPGGPAFLSFVNAWIELAGMLNELSRSMGQPDFYPFVLPPAVIAKLHFIHLVIQQEGGRADEVLAQ; encoded by the coding sequence ATGTACCGCTTTTTCGAACAGCTCAGTTCACGCATCGCCGCGCCCTTCATGGGTGAGCGTTCGCGCAACAGCAAGGTCTGGCATTGCCGCTGCGGGCAGTCGCTGTTCTTTCGCAACAGTCAGTGCCTGGCCTGTTCGGCGGCGCTGGGCTATCAGCCGCAGCAGAGTCGCTTGTCTTCGCTGCAACCCGGCCCGCAAGCGGATACCTGGTTGCTCGATGCCGATCCTGACGCCGGTGTGTTCCGCCGCTGCGCCAATCTCGACTCTCCGGCCGCATGCAACTGGCTGCTGCCAGCCAATGATCACGATGCGTTGTGCATCGCCTGTAGCCTGAATCGCACCATCCCCGACCTGTCGATCCCCGAGAACCATGAGCGCTGGCGCAAAGTGGAAACCGCCAAGCGTCGTCTGGTGGGGCAGCTGATCAGTCTGGGCTTGCCAGTCATTCCGAAATCCATGGGCGAAGACATCGGTCTGGCTTTCGATTTCATCGGTATCGATCTCGAAGGCAAATCGCCGACAACCGGGCATGCCAACGGTCTGATCACCCTCGATATCAAGGAGGCCGACGACGCCCATCGCGAACAGGTTCGCGTGCAGATGCACGAACCTTATCGCACGCTGCTCGGGCATTTTCGTCACGAAGTAGGGCATTACTACTGGGACCGTTTGGTCGCCAACAGTCATTGGCTGGAACCGTTCCGCGGCCTGTTCGGCGACGAGCGTGAAAGTTACGCCGAGGCGCTAGAGCGGCATTATCAGCAAGGCGCTCCGCTCGACTGGCAACAACATTACGTCAGCGCCTACGCCACCATGCACCCTTGGGAGGACTGGGCCGAAACCTGGGCTCACTACCTACATATGATGGATGCGGTGGACACTGCCCTGGGGTTCGGCATGAGTGCCCGGGAAATGGACTTCGATTACCAGCCGTTTCCACCCAGCACGCTATTCGACCCGCAGCACCCCGGCGGCCCGGCGTTCCTGTCGTTCGTCAACGCATGGATCGAACTGGCCGGCATGCTCAACGAGTTGTCACGCAGCATGGGTCAGCCGGATTTCTATCCGTTCGTCCTGCCGCCGGCGGTGATTGCCAAGCTGCACTTCATTCATCTGGTGATCCAGCAGGAAGGCGGAAGGGCGGATGAGGTGTTGGCGCAATAG
- a CDS encoding substrate-binding periplasmic protein, with protein MRFALGALLLVSLSVAAAEAPLRFVVSDSWAMPMVQMERGRPTQGILHDIMLSLATQVGVPAQFHVLPRARVQNAMEHGEVDVRCYVSKSWLPNLSGNYIWSAPLLVQRDLLIGRGDSPDTVNPAELPQQSIGTVFGYSYPTLQPLFDADRLHRDDARNQEQVLDKLLAGRYRYAVSSQWTLDWFNQRLLPDRQLQSVALVHEQTVGCYMRNDPKVPVQRILDTLLQMKMSGEIDDIIRLYTGNPAANQ; from the coding sequence ATGCGTTTTGCCTTGGGGGCACTGCTGTTGGTCAGCCTGAGTGTCGCAGCCGCCGAGGCGCCGTTGCGCTTTGTCGTATCTGACAGCTGGGCCATGCCCATGGTGCAGATGGAGCGCGGTCGACCGACCCAGGGCATTCTGCACGACATCATGCTCAGCCTGGCGACACAGGTCGGCGTGCCGGCGCAATTTCATGTCTTGCCTCGGGCACGGGTGCAAAACGCCATGGAACACGGCGAAGTCGATGTGCGCTGTTATGTCTCAAAATCCTGGCTGCCGAATCTGTCCGGCAACTATATCTGGAGCGCTCCGCTGCTGGTTCAGCGCGACTTGCTGATTGGCCGGGGAGACTCACCCGACACGGTCAACCCGGCAGAGCTGCCGCAACAGTCGATCGGCACGGTATTCGGCTATAGCTACCCGACCCTGCAACCGCTGTTCGACGCCGACCGCCTGCACCGCGATGACGCGCGCAATCAGGAACAGGTGCTGGATAAACTCCTGGCCGGACGCTACCGCTATGCCGTGAGCAGCCAATGGACCCTGGACTGGTTCAACCAGCGCCTGCTGCCCGACCGACAACTGCAAAGCGTAGCGCTGGTACACGAACAAACCGTCGGTTGCTACATGCGCAACGACCCCAAGGTGCCTGTGCAACGCATTCTGGACACATTGCTGCAAATGAAAATGTCCGGGGAGATCGATGACATTATCCGGCTCTACACCGGCAACCCTGCTGCCAACCAGTAG
- the smc gene encoding chromosome segregation protein SMC, protein MRLKCIKLAGFKSFVDPTTVNFPSNMAAVVGPNGCGKSNIIDAVRWVMGESSAKNLRGESMTDVIFNGSTSRKPVSQASIELVFDNSDGTLLGEWAAYAEISIRRKVTRDSQTTYYLNGAKCRRRDITDIFLGTGLGPRSYSIIEQGMISKLIESKPEDLRNFIEEAAGISKYKERRRETENRIRRTHENLARLTDLREELERQLERLHRQAEAAKKYQEYKGEERQLKAQLSALRWQALNEQVGQRESIIGTQEVTFEALVAEQRNADAAIERLRDGHHDLSERFNLVQGRFYSVGGDIARVEQSIQHGQQRLRQLQDDLKEAERARLETESHLGHDRTLLLTLGEELDMLTPEQEVTSAAAEEAAAALEESETTMHAWQEQWDTFNLTAAEPRRQSEVQQSRIQQLETSMERLADRQKRLGEERALLSADPEDAAIRELSEQLAASEATLEDLQASEEAQVERLEQLRQELQQALSAQQQAQGDLQRLNGRLASLEALQQAALDPGTGTAEWLREQHLADRPRLAEGLKVEAGWELAVETVLGADLQAVLVDDFGDFDLAGFAQGDLRLLSPAVDGVRMPGSLLDKVEAQIDLSPWLGQVKPVDSLEQALVLRGQLAAGQSLISRDGYWVGRHFLRVRRASEAESGVLARGQEIQRLGLEREEREATVETLETQLQNLRAQQRQQENGREHLRRLLQDEARQQGELKAQLSAGKAKVEQLTLRRTRLDEELTELTEQRALEHENIGEARLQLQEALDSMALDTEQRELLLAQRDSLRERLDRVRQEARQHKDHAHQLAVRLGSLKAQHDSTRQALERLEMQSERLTEKREQLSLNLEEGEAPLEELRLKLEELLDKRMTVDEELKTAQIAMEDADRELRDAEKRRTQAEQQSQLIRSQLEQQRMEWQALTVRRKTLQDQLLEDGYDLNGVLATLLAGANEKDAEEELERIAARIQRLGAINLAAIDEYQQQSERKRYLDAQNDDLVEALDTLENVIRKIDKETRNRFKDTFDQINGGLQALFPKVFGGGRAYLELTGEDLLDTGVTIMAQPPGKKNSTIHLLSGGEKALTALALVFAIFKLNPAPFCMLDEVDAPLDDANVGRYARLVKEMSQSVQFIYITHNKIAMEMADQLMGVTMHEPGCSRLVAVDVEEAMAMVDA, encoded by the coding sequence GTGCGGCTCAAGTGCATCAAACTGGCGGGGTTCAAATCCTTCGTCGATCCGACCACGGTAAACTTCCCCAGTAACATGGCGGCGGTGGTCGGACCCAATGGTTGCGGCAAGTCGAACATCATCGACGCCGTGCGTTGGGTGATGGGCGAGAGCTCGGCCAAGAACTTGCGCGGCGAGTCGATGACCGACGTCATCTTCAATGGCTCGACCAGCCGTAAACCGGTGAGTCAGGCCAGCATTGAGCTGGTGTTCGATAACTCCGACGGCACCCTGCTCGGCGAATGGGCCGCCTATGCGGAAATTTCCATTCGCCGCAAAGTGACCCGCGACAGTCAGACCACCTACTACCTCAACGGCGCCAAATGCCGTCGCCGAGACATCACCGACATCTTTCTGGGCACCGGCCTCGGCCCGCGCAGCTATTCGATTATCGAGCAGGGGATGATCTCCAAGCTGATCGAGTCCAAGCCTGAAGACCTGCGCAACTTCATCGAAGAAGCGGCCGGTATTTCCAAGTACAAGGAGCGTCGGCGCGAGACTGAAAACCGTATCCGCCGCACCCACGAAAACCTTGCCCGCCTGACCGACCTGCGCGAAGAGCTCGAGCGTCAGCTTGAACGCTTGCACCGCCAGGCCGAGGCCGCCAAGAAGTATCAGGAATACAAAGGCGAAGAGCGTCAGCTCAAGGCCCAGCTGTCGGCCCTGCGCTGGCAGGCGTTGAACGAACAGGTCGGCCAGCGCGAGTCGATCATCGGTACGCAGGAAGTCACCTTCGAAGCCCTGGTGGCCGAGCAACGCAATGCTGACGCGGCCATCGAACGCCTGCGCGACGGTCATCACGATCTGTCCGAACGCTTCAATTTGGTGCAAGGGCGTTTCTATTCGGTCGGCGGTGATATTGCCCGGGTCGAACAGAGCATCCAGCACGGTCAGCAGCGTTTGCGTCAGTTGCAGGACGACCTGAAGGAAGCCGAACGCGCGCGGCTGGAAACCGAGTCGCACTTGGGCCACGACCGCACCTTGCTGCTGACCTTGGGCGAAGAGCTGGACATGCTCACGCCGGAACAGGAAGTCACCAGCGCCGCCGCCGAAGAAGCCGCTGCCGCGCTCGAAGAATCCGAAACCACCATGCATGCCTGGCAGGAGCAGTGGGACACCTTCAACCTCACCGCCGCCGAGCCACGCCGTCAGTCTGAAGTTCAACAATCACGGATCCAGCAGCTGGAAACCAGCATGGAGCGTTTGGCCGATCGCCAGAAGCGTCTTGGCGAAGAACGTGCGTTGCTGTCAGCGGATCCCGAAGACGCGGCGATCAGAGAGCTCAGCGAGCAGTTGGCCGCGTCCGAGGCCACGCTCGAAGACTTGCAGGCCAGTGAAGAAGCACAAGTCGAACGCCTCGAGCAACTGCGTCAGGAGTTGCAGCAAGCGCTTTCGGCCCAGCAGCAAGCCCAAGGTGATTTGCAGCGGCTCAACGGTCGACTGGCGTCGTTGGAAGCCTTGCAGCAAGCCGCGCTCGATCCCGGTACCGGCACTGCCGAATGGCTGCGCGAACAGCATCTGGCGGATCGTCCGCGTCTGGCCGAAGGCCTGAAGGTCGAGGCCGGTTGGGAACTGGCGGTGGAAACCGTGCTCGGTGCCGACCTGCAAGCGGTGCTGGTGGATGACTTCGGTGATTTCGATCTGGCCGGGTTTGCCCAAGGCGATTTGCGCCTGCTCAGCCCGGCCGTCGATGGCGTGCGCATGCCTGGCAGTTTGCTCGACAAGGTCGAGGCGCAGATTGATTTGTCGCCATGGCTGGGGCAGGTCAAACCGGTCGACAGCCTTGAGCAAGCCTTGGTCTTGCGTGGGCAATTGGCCGCCGGGCAAAGCCTGATCAGTCGCGACGGTTACTGGGTCGGTCGACACTTTTTGCGTGTGCGCCGGGCCAGCGAAGCGGAAAGCGGTGTACTCGCCCGTGGCCAGGAAATCCAGCGTTTGGGCCTTGAGCGCGAAGAGCGCGAAGCCACGGTCGAAACCCTGGAAACCCAACTTCAGAATCTCAGGGCGCAACAGCGCCAGCAGGAAAACGGCCGCGAACATTTGCGCCGTTTGCTGCAAGACGAAGCGCGTCAGCAAGGCGAATTGAAAGCCCAGCTGTCCGCCGGCAAAGCCAAGGTCGAGCAGTTGACTCTGCGCCGTACCCGTCTCGATGAAGAACTTACCGAGTTGACCGAACAGCGCGCCCTGGAACACGAAAACATCGGCGAAGCGCGCCTGCAATTGCAGGAGGCCCTCGACAGCATGGCGCTGGACACCGAGCAGCGCGAGCTGCTGCTGGCCCAGCGCGACAGCTTGCGCGAACGTCTCGATCGGGTGCGTCAGGAAGCCCGACAGCACAAGGATCATGCGCATCAATTGGCGGTGCGCCTCGGTTCGCTGAAGGCGCAACACGATTCCACTCGTCAGGCCCTTGAGCGTTTGGAAATGCAGTCCGAGCGCCTGACCGAAAAGCGCGAACAACTCAGTCTCAATCTGGAAGAGGGCGAGGCACCGCTGGAAGAGCTGCGGCTGAAGCTCGAAGAGCTGCTCGACAAGCGCATGACGGTTGACGAAGAACTCAAGACCGCGCAAATCGCCATGGAAGACGCCGACCGCGAACTGCGCGATGCCGAAAAACGCCGGACCCAGGCTGAGCAGCAATCCCAGTTGATTCGCAGCCAACTCGAACAGCAGCGCATGGAATGGCAAGCGTTGACGGTGCGACGCAAGACCCTGCAGGATCAATTGCTCGAGGACGGCTACGATCTCAACGGCGTGCTCGCCACGCTGCTGGCCGGCGCCAACGAGAAAGACGCCGAAGAAGAGCTCGAGCGCATTGCCGCGCGGATTCAGCGCCTCGGCGCGATCAACCTCGCGGCCATCGATGAATACCAGCAACAATCGGAGCGCAAACGTTATCTGGACGCTCAGAATGACGATCTGGTGGAAGCGCTGGATACGCTCGAGAACGTGATTCGCAAGATCGACAAGGAAACCCGAAACCGTTTCAAAGATACCTTTGATCAGATCAATGGCGGTTTACAGGCCCTTTTCCCAAAAGTTTTCGGCGGAGGACGCGCGTATTTGGAACTGACGGGCGAAGATCTACTCGATACAGGGGTAACGATCATGGCGCAGCCGCCAGGAAAGAAGAACAGCACCATCCATTTGCTCTCCGGTGGCGAAAAAGCCCTGACCGCATTGGCCCTGGTATTTGCCATCTTCAAGTTGAACCCGGCGCCGTTCTGCATGCTCGATGAGGTTGACGCGCCATTGGATGACGCTAACGTTGGACGCTACGCACGGCTGGTCAAAGAAATGTCGCAGTCGGTGCAGTTCATCTACATCACCCACAACAAGATCGCCATGGAAATGGCCGATCAATTGATGGGGGTGACGATGCACGAACCCGGTTGCTCGCGTCTGGTGGCAGTGGATGTGGAGGAGGCGATGGCCATGGTGGACGCCTGA
- a CDS encoding putative bifunctional diguanylate cyclase/phosphodiesterase, with amino-acid sequence MDEKYRRAVDAAAIFSETDLDGRITYVNDQFCAVSGYSREELLGQNHRVLNSGLHSADFFAAMWRTIALGNIWKGEICNRAKDGSLYWVDSTMVPVLDDATGRVHRYLSIRFDISEKRQLLQSLQWRVGHDVLTGLPNRTFLSELLDQALEFSRHENIPLAVCMLDLDGFKAVNDGYGHASGDMLLVEVAKRLRDIVRGEDVVARLAGDEFVLVLRYVRDLQELRAALNRVLGAISAPYTLHGKDINVFASIGVTLFPHDNEDAETLLRHADQAMYVAKQSGRNRFHLFDVSRDQEVKATHQTVERVRQALVAGELRLHFQPKVNMRRGVVVGFEALLRWEHPQNGMVPPREFLPLVEDTDLIIDIGEWVMDQVLSQLHRWQQAGQGWPVSINIAARHFQRADFVDRLRHVLARHAQVAPQMLDLEIVESVAIENIQHVSACLQACQALGVQFSLGDFGTGYSSLSYLKRLRTQTIKIDKSFVRDILNDRDDLALTTAVIGLARAFGRQVIAEGLESLEHGELLLRLGCEVAQGYFIARPMPPGEVPDWVAGFVAPSQWQMLGQTA; translated from the coding sequence ATGGATGAGAAATACCGCAGGGCCGTGGATGCCGCCGCGATTTTTTCCGAGACCGATCTCGACGGCCGGATTACCTACGTCAACGATCAATTCTGCGCCGTGTCCGGCTATAGCCGCGAAGAGCTGTTGGGGCAGAATCATCGCGTGCTGAACTCCGGCTTGCACTCCGCCGATTTTTTCGCCGCCATGTGGCGCACCATCGCCCTGGGCAATATCTGGAAGGGCGAGATCTGTAATCGCGCCAAAGATGGCAGCCTGTATTGGGTCGACAGCACCATGGTGCCGGTGCTCGATGATGCCACCGGGCGCGTTCACCGATACTTGTCGATTCGTTTCGACATCAGCGAAAAACGCCAACTGCTGCAATCCTTGCAATGGCGGGTCGGGCATGACGTGCTGACCGGGCTGCCCAATCGCACGTTCCTCTCGGAGTTGCTGGATCAGGCGCTGGAATTCTCTCGGCATGAAAACATTCCGTTGGCGGTGTGCATGCTTGACCTCGACGGCTTCAAGGCGGTCAACGACGGTTACGGTCACGCCAGTGGCGATATGTTGCTGGTGGAAGTGGCCAAGCGTTTGCGCGACATTGTGCGCGGCGAAGATGTGGTGGCGCGACTGGCCGGTGACGAGTTCGTGCTGGTGCTGCGTTATGTGCGTGATCTGCAGGAGTTGCGCGCGGCGCTGAATCGCGTGCTGGGGGCGATTTCGGCGCCTTACACGCTGCACGGCAAGGACATCAATGTGTTTGCCAGTATCGGCGTCACCCTGTTTCCCCATGACAACGAAGATGCCGAGACCCTGCTGCGTCATGCCGATCAGGCGATGTACGTGGCCAAGCAGAGCGGGAGAAATCGCTTTCATCTATTCGATGTCTCTCGGGATCAGGAGGTCAAGGCCACTCACCAGACCGTCGAACGGGTGCGTCAGGCGCTGGTCGCCGGTGAGTTGCGCCTGCATTTTCAGCCCAAGGTGAACATGCGCCGTGGCGTGGTCGTCGGTTTCGAGGCGTTGTTGCGTTGGGAGCACCCGCAGAATGGCATGGTGCCACCCCGGGAGTTTTTGCCGCTGGTGGAGGATACCGACCTGATCATCGATATTGGTGAATGGGTGATGGACCAGGTTCTGTCGCAGTTGCACCGTTGGCAGCAAGCGGGGCAGGGCTGGCCGGTCAGTATCAACATCGCGGCGCGACATTTTCAGCGCGCTGATTTCGTCGACCGGCTCAGGCATGTACTCGCTCGACATGCCCAGGTCGCCCCCCAGATGCTCGATCTGGAAATCGTCGAGTCGGTGGCGATCGAGAATATCCAGCATGTCAGTGCCTGTTTGCAGGCCTGTCAGGCGTTGGGGGTGCAGTTTTCGCTGGGTGACTTTGGCACCGGTTACTCGTCCCTGAGTTACCTCAAGCGTTTGCGAACCCAAACCATCAAGATCGATAAGTCGTTCGTGCGTGACATTCTGAATGATCGTGACGACCTGGCCCTGACCACGGCGGTGATTGGCCTGGCCCGGGCGTTCGGCCGGCAGGTGATTGCCGAGGGGCTGGAAAGCCTTGAGCACGGCGAATTGCTGTTGAGGCTGGGGTGCGAAGTCGCTCAAGGCTACTTCATCGCTCGCCCGATGCCGCCCGGAGAGGTGCCAGACTGGGTGGCGGGTTTTGTCGCCCCGTCGCAATGGCAGATGCTCGGCCAGACAGCCTGA
- the zipA gene encoding cell division protein ZipA — protein MEIGLREWLIVIGIIVIAGILFDGWRRMRGGKGKLKFRLDRSLSNLPDEDTSAELLGPPRVLDTHKEPQLDEHDLPSVSMPAREPRESGSKRGKRGHGEPSQGDMNLSLDLDGGPSFSSRDDFPDDTKSASPADKEQPQAEEVLVISVICRDPAGFKGPALLQNILESGLRFGEMDIFHRHESMAGNGEVLFSMANAVKPGVFDLDDIDHFSTPAVSFFLGLPGPRHPKQAFDVMVAAARKLSQELNGELKDDQRSVLTAQTIEHYRQRIVEFERRALTQKR, from the coding sequence ATGGAAATCGGTCTGCGCGAGTGGCTGATCGTCATCGGCATTATTGTCATTGCCGGTATTCTTTTCGATGGCTGGCGTCGCATGCGCGGCGGCAAGGGAAAACTGAAATTCCGTCTTGACCGAAGTTTGTCCAATCTGCCGGACGAGGACACCAGCGCCGAGCTGTTGGGCCCGCCCCGGGTACTGGATACCCATAAAGAACCGCAATTGGATGAGCACGATCTGCCGTCGGTGAGCATGCCTGCCCGTGAACCTCGCGAGTCGGGTTCCAAGCGCGGCAAGCGTGGCCATGGCGAGCCGTCGCAAGGCGATATGAACCTCAGCCTGGACCTGGACGGCGGCCCGAGCTTCAGCAGCCGTGACGATTTCCCGGATGACACCAAGTCCGCCAGCCCTGCCGACAAAGAGCAGCCACAAGCCGAAGAAGTGCTGGTAATCAGCGTGATCTGCCGCGACCCGGCCGGCTTCAAGGGCCCGGCGCTGTTGCAGAACATTCTGGAAAGCGGTCTGCGTTTCGGCGAGATGGACATTTTCCACCGCCACGAAAGCATGGCTGGTAACGGCGAAGTGCTGTTCTCGATGGCCAACGCGGTCAAGCCGGGCGTCTTCGATCTGGACGATATCGATCATTTCAGCACTCCGGCGGTGAGCTTCTTCCTCGGTCTGCCAGGCCCGCGTCATCCGAAGCAAGCCTTCGACGTGATGGTGGCGGCGGCGCGTAAACTGTCTCAGGAGCTGAACGGCGAGCTGAAAGACGACCAGCGCAGCGTGCTGACCGCCCAGACGATTGAGCACTACCGTCAGCGTATCGTCGAGTTTGAACGCCGCGCATTGACCCAGAAGCGTTGA